The Streptomyces vinaceus genome contains the following window.
TCTGCGCGGTGGCCTCGCCCATGCCGAAACCGATCTCCAGCACGACGGGCAGGCCGCCGAACATCTCGTCGAGGTCGATGACGGAACGCCCGTCGATGTCGAGCCCCCAGGTCCCCCAGAGCCGCTTCAGGGCTTCGCCCTGCCCGGTGGTGACCCGGCTGCGCCGCGGCTGGAAGCTGCGGATCCGCCGCTCGTGGTGCGAACCGGCCGGATCGGGGGCCGGGCCGTCGGGGAACCGGGGCTCGGTCCGCCACTTCGGGGGCACGTAGGAATTCGCCTCCGGCACGGTCTCCGGGGCGCTGGGCTGGGGGGTGAGGGACTCAGACACAATGCCCAGATTCTACGACCCCGCCCCGGCCCGGCCGCCGCCCGCCGAGCCGACGGCACGCAGCGCCGTCCGGCCCCGTCGGGTGCTTGAGGCCCGGTCCGGTCCGGCCCCGGCCTGCGCCTCGCGGTCAGGCCGTCCGGTACCTCCCGGTCCGGCCCCGCCCGTCCGGCCGACCCCCTCCGGTACCCCGCTCTAACTACGCGCGCAGCGATGCCAGCGCCCGCCGGGCGATCTCCCGCCCGATCGGCAGCGAAGCGGTGGCGGCGGGCGACGGCGCGTTCAGCACGTGCACCGTCCGCGGCCCCTCCTTGATCAGGAAGTCGTCCACGAGCGTCCCGTCCCGCAGCACGGCCTGCGCCCGGACCCCGGACCCGGCCGGCGCCAGATCCGCCGCCGACACCGCCGGCAGCAGCCTCCGTACCGCCTCCGTGAACGCCTGCTTCGACAGCGAACGGTGGATCTCCCCCATCCCGTACCGCCAGTGGCGCCGGGCCATCCGCCAGGATCCCGGCCAGGCCAGCTCGTCCGCCACGTCCCGCGGCCGGACCACGCCCCAGCCGTACCCCTCGCGCGCCAGCGCCGGCACCGCGTTCGGCCCGACGTGGACCCCGCCCCCGATGCCCCGCGTCAGGTGCACGCCGAGGAAGGGGAACGCCGGATCCGGCACCGGGTAGACCAGCCCGCGGACCAGATCGGGCCGCGCCAAGTCGTAGTACTCCCCGCGGAACGGCACGATCCGCATGCCCGGGTCGTCCCCGGCCAGCCGCGCGACCCGGTCGCACTGCAGCCCCGCGCAGTTCACCAGCACCCGCGCCCGCACCACGAGCCCCGCCGTCGTGCGCACCGCGATGCCGCTCGGCCGCCGCGAGACCAGGTCCACCGCCCCGCCGTAGACGATCTCGGCTCCGGAGGACTCCGCGAGCTGCCGCGCCACCTGCCCGTAGTCCACGATCCCGGTCGTGCCGACATGGATCGCGGCCAGGCCCTGCACCTCCGGCTCGTACTCGGAGATCTGCGCCGGACCCAGCTCGCGCACCGGGATGCCGTTCTCCCGGCCCCGCTGCACCAGCGCGTGCAGCCGCGGCAGCTCGTCCCGCCCGGTGGCGACGATCAGCTTCCCGGTGACCTCGTGGGCGATGCCGTGCTCGGCGCAGAACTTGACCATCTCGGCGGCCCCGCGCACCGCGAAGCGCGCCTTGAGCGATCCCGGCCGGTAGTAGATGCCGCTGTGGATCACCCCGCTGTTGCGCCCCGTCTGGTGCCGGGCCGGGCCGGACTCCTTCTCCAGCACCACGACCCGCGTCCCCGGGGCCAGCTGCGCCAGGGCATGCGCCGTCGACAGACCGACGATGCCGCCGCCGATCACCAGCACATCGCAGTCCAACCTGCCCGCGCCGCCCACGCTTCCCGTGCCGCCCATGCCGCCGCCCAAGCCGCCACCTCCCACCCCTGCATACTGCACCCCGCCACTGACATTGCGGCCACGCGGGTCCGCGCCGCGGCACCCGGCGGCCTCCCGCCCGGTGCCGCCGGCTGCTGCGCGCCGCCGGACTCCTGCGCGCCCGGCGGGCCGCCGCGCGCCCGCCCGGCCGCCGCGTGCCCGCCCGATTCCTGCGCGCCGCCAGGCCGCCGTCCGGATCAGGCCTGCGCCACCAGCAGCGGCCGTGCCCGCTCCCGCAGCTCCGCCACCCGCGGCTCGTCCCCGTACGGTTCGAGCCGGTGCAACAGGTCCCGTACGTACTCGGTCGTGCGCGCCGAGGAGATCCTGCCCGCGACCTCCACCGCCCGGGTGCCGGCCGCGCACGCCGCGTCGAGGTTGCCCGACTCCAGCTCCGCCACCGCGCTCACCACCAGCCGCAGCCCGTGCGAGCGCACGTACTCCTCCGTCGGGCGCGACAGCGCCTGCTCGGTGAAGCGCCGGACCTGCCGCGGCAGCTTGAGGTCCCGGTAGCACTCGGCCGCGTCCGCCGCGAAGCGGTCGTACGAATAGAAACCGAGCCAGGTCGGATCCGGGTCGCCCTCGCGCGCCCGCTCCAGCCAGCCCTCCGCCGCCCGCAGCGCCGCCCCGGCGGCCGCCGAATCGCCCGCCTTCGCGTGCGCCCGCGCCTCGACGAGCCGGAAGAAGCTCATGGTCCGCGCCGTGGCCAGGCCGCGGTTGCGCTCCACGGCCGCCTGCGCCAGGTCCACCCCCTCGTCCGGGAAGTCCCGGTAGGTGGCCTGGAGCGACATGGAGGCCAGCACGTACCCGCCCAGCGGGACGTCGGCGGCCGCGCGGGCCAGGCGCAGCGCCTGGATGTAGTAGCGCTGGGCCGCCTCCTGCTGGCCGGTGTCGAAGGCCATCCACCCGGCCAGACGCGTCAGTTCGGCGGTCGCGCCGAACAGCGCGCGGCCCACGTCGTCGCTGTACGAGCCGAGCAGCAGCGGCGCCGCGTCGACCCGCAGGCACTCCGGCACCATCGAGGAACGCCAGTCCCCGCCGCCGTACTTGGAGTCCCAGCGGCGCGCGTCCTCGGCCGCCTCGCGCAGCTTGGTCACGTCGCTGTGGCCCACGCGCTGCGGCGCCGGATCGTAGAGCCCGGCGGGCGCGGCCCCGGGTGCGGCCGCCGCCGCGGGCACCTGCCCGGGCGGGGCGTGCGGCGTTTCACCCGAAGACTGCGCGGGCAGACCCGATGACGAAGAGGACGACGCGGACGCAGGGGAAGACGACGCGGACGCGGACGCAGGGGAAGACGGGGACGACGCGGACATCGGCGAGGGCGAACCCCCGGCCGCCGCCGGCTCGCGCGACGCCACGGTCGCGCGGGACGGGGCGGCGGGCTCGCGCGCCACCGAACCGTCCGCCGGAGATATCAGCCAGCGCGAGGCGGGCGTCGCGTACGCGGACACCGCGAAGGAGCCGGCCAGCGACTGCCAGATCCCGCCACCGCCACCCGCGCCGCCCCTGCGGCCCGCGAGGTCCAGCCGGTACAGATCGGTGGCCGAGCGCACCGCCTCGCCCACGTCCCGCGGGAAGGCCAGGCCGACCTCGGGCGCGGGATCCGCGTCCGCCAGCCCGATCTCGTGCAGCGGCACCGGCCGCCCCAGCTTCGCGCCGATCGCGGCGGCGATCAGATGCGGCGCCGCGCCCTGCGGCACCATGCCCTTCGACACCCACCGGGCGACCGAGGTCTTGTCGTAGCGGAGCGTCAGGCCGCGCTGTGCGCCGAGGTCGTTGACCCGCCGGGCCAGCCCGGCGTTGCTGATGCCCGCGAGGGCGAGGACGGCGCCGAGCTTCTCATTGGGCTCGCGGAGCTCCCTGGACATGCGCCACCCCTCGTCACACGCGGAACGCACACAACGCATACGCCGCCGGGGCATAGTTGCCCGGCATTTCGTAAACCCAGCGTAGTTCCCCGCCTCCCAAGCGTTAAGGCCCCGACTTCCCTATGGCGGGATTGTTGTCCGCCCGCACAGTCGGGGCGGGGTCCGCGCCGCGGGCGCACGCCCCCTCCCGTGCTCCGTGCGTGTGGCCGTGCGCCCGCCCGTGCGCTCTGGCCGGTCGGCGGGCCCGGCGATTCGATGTGCCCTGCGTGGGTCGGCCCGCTGCGTGGATCCGGCGGGCCGGGGGATGCCGCCGCCCCAATCCCCGCGGGTGGCGGAACGGTCCGGGGGGCGGATCCCGCCTCCCGGACCGCGCCCGCCGGCCGGTGCGGCCGGACGCCCGAGGGCGGGCGGCGGCGCCGAGTACGGCCGCGGCGCGGCCGAAGAATGGCTGAAACCGGCCTATGGGGCGGTGGGAACGGAACGCCAAATACTGCGTGTCCGCGGCGTGTTCGTTTGCACCTGCGCCCTCCCGGGCCACTCTCGCACGCCTGTCTCGTGGCAGCATGGACCCCGAGCCACCCGGGGTCCCGTCGGCCACGCCCTCAGCGCTGACCGCGACGTTCCCGCCCCGGTCAATTGCCCACGGGCTGGGGAGGCGGCGGTGCGCTGGTTGGTCGGCTGGAGCAGTATCGCCGCGAGCTTCGGCACGGCCGGCCGCGTGTCCGGCCAGGGCGGATCCGGCCCACGCGACCACCTGAGCGGCGGCCCGGTGACCGGAGGCCTCGCCGACGCCGACACCGCCCACCCGGACGACCCCACCGCCGAACGCACCGTCGTCCCCGTCGGAGCCCAGCTGCTCTGGGGAGACCCCGACCCCCTGTGGGCCGTCGGCGACTGGCGCCCCGACGAGATCCGCACCCTCGCCGCCGACCCGGCCGACCCCTTCACCCGCCTCGCCGTCCTCGGCTGCTGCGGCGCCACCGACGCCGAACTGCGCAGCGCCCTCCTCGCCGCCCGCGGCGGAGCCCTGCGCCACCTCACCCAGTGGTCCGGCAGCTACACCGCCGTCGTCCAGACCGGCCGGCGCATCACCGTCGTCGGCGATCTCGCGGGCGCCCGGCCCGTGTTCTACACCCCCTGGGCGGGCGGGACCGCGTACGCCACCGCCGCACTGCCGCTCGCCGACCTCATCGAGGCGCAGCTCGACATCGGCCACCTCGCGGCCCTGCTGGCCTGCCCCGACAGCCCGGAGGCACTGGGCGACGGCACACCGTACGTCGGCGTGCGGCGCATCCCGCCCGGGCACGCCCTGATCCTGCGCGAGGGCTCGCGCGAGATCACCGGGTACGAGCCGGTGGCCTCCCTCGCGGTGGCCGCTCCCACGGCCGACCCGGAGCGCGCGGTGGAGGGCGTACGCGAAGCATTGGTGGATGCCGTGCGCGCCCGGCTCACGGCTCCGCGGCATGCCCCCGACACGCCGCCCCACGACCCCGGCCCGGTGCCCGGAATGGGCCCCGCCGACCGGCGCGCGGCCCGGGGCGCACCCGCGCCTGCGCCCGGCGTGGGCGCCGACCTCTCCGGAGGCAGCGCCTCCGCGACCCTCGCGCTGCTCGCCGCGGGCCTGCCCGGCGCGCCCGGCACGGTGCTGAAGCAGTCCGGCGAACGGCTCCTCGCCGTCACCTTCAACGACCTCGCCACCCCCCGGGGCCGCGAGGCCGAACTCGAACGTGCCCGCGCCATCGCCGCCGACCCCCGGCTGCACCACGTCGTCGTGGCCGCCGCCGAGGAGGCACTCCCGTACGCCGACCTCGACGGCCCCCTCACCGACGAACCCGGCCCCTCGCTGGTCACCGCCGCCCGCGAACGGCGCCGGCTGGCCGCCGGCTCGGCCGACCACTTCGTCGGGCACGGCGCCCGCCAAGTCCTCGACGCACACCCGGCCCGCCTCGCCGACCTCCTCATGGACCGCCGCAGACGCCACCTGCTGCGCCCGGTCGCGGCCCTGGCCCGCTCGGCGCCGGGCGACTCCGCCCTGTCCCTGCTGGTCCCGTTCTCCGTCTACTCGGCGGCCCGCCGGCTGGCTCGTACGCCGTACCGCGCGGGCATGGAAGCGGCGGCGGCCCGGCTGCGCGAAGGGGCCGTGGCGGGGGGCGCCTCGAACCCGGTGGACGCCTCGCTGGCGGCCCTGACCTGGTCCCGGCCGGGCCCGGCGGCGGCCTGGCTGACGGGGGAGGCCCTCGCGGAAGTATCGATCCGCCTGACCACCGCCGCGGGCCGCCCCCCGCTGTCGCTGCGCCCCGGCGAGGCCCGGGCCCGCGCCGCGCTGACCCGGCACGCGGCCGACCACCGGGTCTTCGAACAGGCGGTGGAGGTCCGCAGCCAGCGCCTGCACGCACCGTTCCTGGACAACCAGGTCGTACGGGCCGCCCGCGCCCTCCCGGAGTCCCTGCGGGTCCAGCCCGGCGCGCGGGCCACGATCCTGCGCACGGTCCTCTCCTCGGCGGGCGTACGCGAACTCCCCCCGGGCTGGGGCGCCCCGGCCCACACCCCGAACGAAACGGCCACCCGCCTGGGCCTCGGCGCGGCGCTGCCCTCGCTGCTCTCCCTCTTCACGGCCCCGCTCCTGGCGGACGCGGGCCTGATCGAGGCCCGGGTCGTCCAACAGGCCCTGGTGGACGCGGCGGAGGGCCACCCGGTCCCCCTGGACGGCCTGGCGGAACTCGTCTCGATGGAGCTGTGGCTGGGCCGCCTCCTCGCCCGCCGGGGCACGTGCTGGACGGGTACGTCCACCCCCCGCCGCAGGGCGGTCCCGGAAGGAGTCCCCACCC
Protein-coding sequences here:
- the lhgO gene encoding L-2-hydroxyglutarate oxidase, with protein sequence MGGTGSVGGAGRLDCDVLVIGGGIVGLSTAHALAQLAPGTRVVVLEKESGPARHQTGRNSGVIHSGIYYRPGSLKARFAVRGAAEMVKFCAEHGIAHEVTGKLIVATGRDELPRLHALVQRGRENGIPVRELGPAQISEYEPEVQGLAAIHVGTTGIVDYGQVARQLAESSGAEIVYGGAVDLVSRRPSGIAVRTTAGLVVRARVLVNCAGLQCDRVARLAGDDPGMRIVPFRGEYYDLARPDLVRGLVYPVPDPAFPFLGVHLTRGIGGGVHVGPNAVPALAREGYGWGVVRPRDVADELAWPGSWRMARRHWRYGMGEIHRSLSKQAFTEAVRRLLPAVSAADLAPAGSGVRAQAVLRDGTLVDDFLIKEGPRTVHVLNAPSPAATASLPIGREIARRALASLRA
- a CDS encoding sporulation protein, whose amino-acid sequence is MSRELREPNEKLGAVLALAGISNAGLARRVNDLGAQRGLTLRYDKTSVARWVSKGMVPQGAAPHLIAAAIGAKLGRPVPLHEIGLADADPAPEVGLAFPRDVGEAVRSATDLYRLDLAGRRGGAGGGGGIWQSLAGSFAVSAYATPASRWLISPADGSVAREPAAPSRATVASREPAAAGGSPSPMSASSPSSPASASASSSPASASSSSSSGLPAQSSGETPHAPPGQVPAAAAAPGAAPAGLYDPAPQRVGHSDVTKLREAAEDARRWDSKYGGGDWRSSMVPECLRVDAAPLLLGSYSDDVGRALFGATAELTRLAGWMAFDTGQQEAAQRYYIQALRLARAAADVPLGGYVLASMSLQATYRDFPDEGVDLAQAAVERNRGLATARTMSFFRLVEARAHAKAGDSAAAGAALRAAEGWLERAREGDPDPTWLGFYSYDRFAADAAECYRDLKLPRQVRRFTEQALSRPTEEYVRSHGLRLVVSAVAELESGNLDAACAAGTRAVEVAGRISSARTTEYVRDLLHRLEPYGDEPRVAELRERARPLLVAQA
- a CDS encoding asparagine synthase-related protein, which encodes MRWLVGWSSIAASFGTAGRVSGQGGSGPRDHLSGGPVTGGLADADTAHPDDPTAERTVVPVGAQLLWGDPDPLWAVGDWRPDEIRTLAADPADPFTRLAVLGCCGATDAELRSALLAARGGALRHLTQWSGSYTAVVQTGRRITVVGDLAGARPVFYTPWAGGTAYATAALPLADLIEAQLDIGHLAALLACPDSPEALGDGTPYVGVRRIPPGHALILREGSREITGYEPVASLAVAAPTADPERAVEGVREALVDAVRARLTAPRHAPDTPPHDPGPVPGMGPADRRAARGAPAPAPGVGADLSGGSASATLALLAAGLPGAPGTVLKQSGERLLAVTFNDLATPRGREAELERARAIAADPRLHHVVVAAAEEALPYADLDGPLTDEPGPSLVTAARERRRLAAGSADHFVGHGARQVLDAHPARLADLLMDRRRRHLLRPVAALARSAPGDSALSLLVPFSVYSAARRLARTPYRAGMEAAAARLREGAVAGGASNPVDASLAALTWSRPGPAAAWLTGEALAEVSIRLTTAAGRPPLSLRPGEARARAALTRHAADHRVFEQAVEVRSQRLHAPFLDNQVVRAARALPESLRVQPGARATILRTVLSSAGVRELPPGWGAPAHTPNETATRLGLGAALPSLLSLFTAPLLADAGLIEARVVQQALVDAAEGHPVPLDGLAELVSMELWLGRLLARRGTCWTGTSTPRRRAVPEGVPTPRPALS